The following proteins are encoded in a genomic region of Fervidobacterium pennivorans DSM 9078:
- a CDS encoding DUF368 domain-containing protein: MYDEIFRPIIAGLFMGWANVIPGISGGTIAVIMGIFERFIDVINDIMEFKISRKDIAFIATLAIGILIGVITGSKLLTWAFQNHPFYTYSFFFGLILFSLWNFRKEVSKFRFFEFVVGFLIVVVPYFFKSGQSHVTSVVGGLGYFFLALAGVIAGAAMVLPGISGSLLLMLMGYYEAAIKTVSKLTKIASGGFTISDLLFILTLGIGVLIGIGTISKLLKIWFEKAKLSVLNFILGLIAGSLYPITPAYHGTGNVFGMFLWIAIGGLVVYTLGQFEK; this comes from the coding sequence ATGTACGATGAAATTTTTAGACCAATCATAGCGGGTTTGTTCATGGGTTGGGCGAATGTGATTCCAGGTATCAGCGGTGGAACAATAGCTGTTATAATGGGCATTTTTGAGAGGTTTATCGATGTTATAAACGACATAATGGAGTTTAAGATTAGTAGGAAAGATATCGCCTTTATAGCAACACTTGCTATAGGAATTCTTATTGGGGTTATTACTGGGAGTAAATTACTTACATGGGCATTTCAAAACCACCCGTTTTATACTTACAGTTTTTTCTTTGGGCTTATACTTTTCTCTTTGTGGAATTTCAGAAAAGAAGTTTCTAAATTTCGCTTTTTTGAGTTTGTGGTTGGTTTTCTGATAGTTGTCGTTCCGTATTTTTTTAAAAGTGGTCAATCACACGTAACTTCCGTGGTAGGTGGATTGGGCTATTTCTTTTTAGCTCTTGCTGGTGTTATTGCGGGAGCGGCGATGGTCTTACCTGGAATTAGTGGCTCATTACTGCTGATGCTCATGGGGTACTACGAAGCAGCTATAAAAACCGTGTCTAAGTTAACAAAAATTGCCAGTGGTGGGTTCACGATTTCAGATTTGCTTTTTATACTTACTCTTGGAATAGGTGTTTTGATAGGTATAGGAACTATTTCGAAACTTCTGAAGATTTGGTTTGAAAAGGCTAAGCTCTCTGTTTTGAACTTTATCCTGGGATTAATCGCCGGTTCACTTTATCCCATAACCCCAGCTTATCATGGGACAGGTAATGTTTTTGGAATGTTTCTTTGGATTGCTATTGGCGGGTTAGTTGTTTACACGCTCGGGCAATTCGAGAAATAA
- the topA gene encoding type I DNA topoisomerase, producing MAKSKTKDKRDDLEKQNSQQGVEEYHKKDEAKTEKRKVIIVESPAKAKTIERILGSDYQVISSKGHIRDLPQKQFGVDLDSLKLDFEIIPGKESVVEQIKKITSGKEVLLASDQDREGEAIAWHLSTILGVKGKNRITFTEITERAIKEAVKNPREIDMNKVNAQLARRVLDRIVGYTISPLLWRIIKDAKSAGRVQSAALKIICERERERLRFVPQKYFKVWIDIAGLKAYLTKIDGKKVKPTDINEDIAKDVVKNVKSVRLVDVDIKEVKKNPPAPFITSTLQQDAASKLGFPVSKTMRIAQELYEGVDTKEGHIAFITYMRTDSTRVSDEAKEAAEAFILKNFGKEYLNGSASGTSKKNSKTKGKIQDAHECIRPVDINITPEKAKELLDKDHHKLYELIWKRFIASQMSSAVYKQYSYDFESGRYVFEASIRERIFDGFEKVYTLDNELSEEHKELKVNEEYSVEVKTAESQTTPPDRYTEASLVKTLEAEGIGRPSTYATIIQTLLDRGYVVKKRKTLIPTILGFVVNHYLEQRFPDIVDKGFTAEMEKDLDEIENGKRDWKEVVKTFLKEFNKDLEKAKNEFFAIDFDTDIQCEDCSGNYKLKVGKFGLYLHCPHCKANKALKPDIFGVIDGNKLYVVKEQNSNEQDELEQEIQEGINKESNTQEKNSSSNYSKKRFYKKSQTSKSKNSKTSTTKTKKKK from the coding sequence ATGGCAAAATCCAAGACCAAAGACAAAAGAGATGACTTGGAAAAACAAAACAGCCAACAGGGTGTAGAGGAATATCACAAGAAGGATGAGGCAAAGACAGAAAAGAGAAAAGTTATTATCGTTGAGTCACCTGCGAAAGCGAAAACAATAGAGCGAATCCTTGGAAGTGATTACCAGGTCATATCTTCAAAAGGTCACATCCGTGACCTTCCACAGAAACAGTTTGGTGTGGACCTTGATTCGCTTAAATTGGATTTTGAGATTATACCAGGCAAAGAGAGTGTTGTTGAGCAGATAAAGAAGATAACTTCAGGAAAAGAAGTGTTACTTGCTTCCGACCAGGACAGAGAAGGAGAAGCCATTGCCTGGCATCTCTCAACAATCCTTGGAGTCAAGGGAAAGAACAGGATCACATTCACCGAAATTACCGAGCGCGCGATAAAGGAAGCTGTTAAGAACCCAAGGGAGATAGACATGAACAAAGTCAACGCTCAACTTGCTAGAAGAGTACTTGACAGAATAGTAGGTTATACGATTAGCCCACTTCTTTGGCGTATCATAAAGGATGCAAAAAGTGCAGGGAGAGTACAATCTGCCGCTCTAAAAATAATCTGTGAACGTGAAAGAGAACGGCTTAGATTTGTTCCACAGAAGTATTTCAAAGTTTGGATAGATATCGCAGGGTTGAAGGCTTATTTAACAAAGATAGATGGTAAAAAGGTGAAACCCACAGATATAAATGAAGATATTGCAAAAGATGTGGTTAAAAACGTAAAGAGCGTGCGTTTAGTGGATGTAGATATCAAGGAAGTAAAGAAAAATCCACCTGCACCGTTTATAACCAGTACATTGCAACAGGATGCGGCAAGCAAGCTCGGCTTCCCAGTTTCTAAAACGATGCGAATAGCTCAAGAGTTGTACGAAGGTGTTGATACAAAAGAAGGGCACATTGCATTTATAACCTACATGAGAACAGATTCAACAAGAGTTTCCGATGAAGCGAAAGAGGCAGCAGAAGCGTTCATTTTGAAAAATTTCGGAAAAGAATACCTAAATGGAAGTGCAAGTGGAACTTCCAAGAAAAACTCGAAGACCAAAGGAAAAATACAGGATGCCCACGAGTGTATCAGGCCAGTTGATATAAATATTACCCCAGAAAAGGCTAAAGAATTGCTGGACAAAGACCACCATAAGTTATACGAACTGATTTGGAAGCGATTCATCGCATCGCAAATGAGTAGTGCGGTTTACAAACAGTACAGCTACGATTTCGAGAGTGGTAGATATGTTTTTGAGGCAAGTATAAGAGAACGTATATTTGATGGATTTGAAAAAGTTTACACATTAGACAACGAACTAAGCGAAGAACATAAGGAACTTAAGGTTAATGAAGAATACTCGGTCGAGGTTAAAACAGCAGAATCACAAACAACACCTCCGGATAGATACACGGAAGCTTCACTCGTTAAGACATTAGAAGCGGAAGGCATAGGTCGACCAAGCACGTATGCGACGATTATCCAAACACTTTTGGATAGAGGATACGTTGTTAAGAAAAGAAAAACTCTGATTCCTACAATTCTTGGATTTGTCGTGAACCATTATCTTGAGCAAAGGTTTCCGGATATAGTGGACAAGGGATTTACTGCCGAGATGGAAAAGGACCTCGACGAAATTGAAAATGGTAAAAGGGATTGGAAAGAGGTTGTCAAGACGTTCCTCAAGGAGTTCAACAAGGATTTGGAAAAAGCTAAGAATGAGTTTTTTGCTATAGATTTTGATACAGATATCCAGTGTGAAGACTGTTCAGGTAACTACAAACTCAAAGTTGGAAAGTTCGGCCTATACTTACACTGCCCACATTGTAAAGCAAACAAGGCTTTAAAACCGGATATATTCGGAGTCATAGATGGTAATAAGCTTTATGTGGTGAAAGAACAAAATTCAAACGAACAGGACGAATTAGAGCAAGAAATTCAAGAAGGAATCAACAAAGAAAGTAATACACAGGAAAAGAATTCATCGAGTAACTATAGCAAGAAAAGATTTTACAAGAAGAGTCAAACTTCGAAGTCAAAGAATTCAAAGACTTCTACAACGAAAACTAAAAAGAAAAAATAA
- the rpmB gene encoding 50S ribosomal protein L28, which yields MAKCEICGKEPRAGKNVSHSNRHTNRWFKPNVQKVRVLLENGTVKRMNVCTSCLKAGKVKRYVSKSQSVAVEA from the coding sequence ATGGCAAAGTGCGAAATTTGCGGAAAAGAACCAAGAGCAGGTAAGAACGTCAGCCACTCCAACAGACACACGAACAGATGGTTTAAGCCAAATGTTCAGAAAGTAAGGGTTCTACTTGAAAACGGAACTGTGAAAAGGATGAACGTTTGTACAAGCTGTTTAAAAGCAGGTAAGGTCAAAAGGTACGTAAGTAAATCACAATCCGTAGCAGTAGAGGCATAA
- a CDS encoding 3'-5' exoribonuclease YhaM family protein translates to MNRFRETLEKLRSPYVEELRNWIDKEIDGIYKIKSKKLQEAKDGKKFLLLTLEDRTGSIRAVDWYNAEANDEKLQVGHVVNVRGKVVYFEERVQINILNEQDAIKKLSENEYDIERFVKSAENVEEMYKSVLRLIDTIRDEDYKTILQRFFVEDKNFVEMFKSSPAGMRIHHAYKGGLLEHSLTVAKLVDSVCRIYNQFDRDLLVTGALLHDIGKVKEYTVNYNGIEVTTEGELVGHIIIGIEMLAQKARGISYEKFLKLKHLIASHHGEFEWGSPVLPKTPEALVLHFIENMDSKINRVMQIIDKEDKEKDWSEYDSNLSRRFFLK, encoded by the coding sequence GTGAACAGATTCAGAGAAACTCTTGAAAAGCTTAGGTCTCCTTATGTGGAGGAACTGCGGAACTGGATCGACAAAGAAATCGATGGAATATACAAAATTAAGAGCAAAAAACTCCAAGAAGCAAAAGATGGTAAAAAGTTCCTGCTTTTAACGTTGGAAGACAGAACCGGAAGCATTCGGGCTGTTGATTGGTACAACGCTGAGGCAAACGATGAAAAACTCCAGGTTGGTCATGTTGTCAACGTCAGAGGAAAAGTTGTGTATTTCGAGGAGCGTGTACAGATAAATATCTTAAACGAACAGGACGCTATAAAGAAGCTTTCTGAAAATGAATACGATATTGAACGTTTTGTTAAGAGTGCTGAAAATGTTGAAGAAATGTATAAATCGGTTCTCAGGTTGATTGATACAATCCGAGACGAAGATTACAAAACAATACTTCAAAGATTCTTTGTTGAGGACAAAAATTTTGTAGAAATGTTTAAGAGTTCACCGGCGGGAATGAGGATACATCACGCATATAAAGGTGGATTATTGGAACACTCGCTGACCGTTGCGAAACTTGTCGACAGTGTTTGTAGGATTTACAACCAATTTGATAGAGATTTACTTGTGACAGGTGCGTTGTTACATGATATTGGAAAGGTCAAGGAATACACAGTTAATTACAATGGCATAGAAGTGACAACGGAAGGTGAATTGGTGGGGCATATCATCATAGGAATCGAAATGCTAGCTCAAAAGGCAAGGGGAATATCCTATGAGAAGTTCTTGAAATTAAAACACCTTATTGCATCCCATCATGGTGAATTCGAGTGGGGCTCGCCTGTGTTACCAAAAACCCCAGAGGCACTTGTGCTTCACTTTATTGAAAATATGGATTCCAAGATTAATCGTGTGATGCAGATAATAGACAAGGAGGATAAGGAAAAAGATTGGAGTGAATACGACTCGAATCTTAGCAGAAGGTTTTTCCTTAAATAA
- the pheS gene encoding phenylalanine--tRNA ligase subunit alpha, whose protein sequence is MVSGYSGYSEELKSILENAKNEISNATDSKQLNDLRVKYLGKSGIVTSLMKKLKDLPPEERPNFGKVVNELKDEIEGLLEERKSQLMESEKQLLYKKLWVDPTMPGARRARGHLHIITKVQKELEDIFISMGFSVVEGPEIEQPWFNFDALNTPEWHPARDAHDSFYINDEYMLRTHTSPVQIRTMLSRKPPLAIVAPGRVYRRDYDATHLPMFTQMEGLYVDHDVTVKHLKYFLEEFARRLLGENTKVRLRPSYFPFTEPSFEVDIYFNNRWFEVLGAGMVHPNVFKNVGYDPEEWRGLAFGLGIERIAMVKYGVKDIRDLVRNDIRFLENW, encoded by the coding sequence ATGGTTTCTGGATATTCCGGATACTCTGAAGAACTCAAAAGTATACTTGAGAATGCAAAAAACGAGATTTCAAATGCAACTGATAGTAAACAGCTTAACGACTTGAGGGTAAAGTACCTGGGAAAATCTGGTATTGTTACTTCACTGATGAAAAAGCTCAAAGATTTACCACCCGAAGAAAGACCAAACTTTGGAAAGGTTGTCAACGAGCTAAAAGATGAGATAGAAGGTTTGCTTGAAGAAAGAAAAAGTCAGTTGATGGAAAGTGAGAAACAACTGCTTTACAAAAAACTCTGGGTTGATCCAACAATGCCGGGTGCACGCAGGGCTCGTGGACATTTACATATAATTACGAAGGTCCAGAAAGAATTAGAAGATATATTCATTTCAATGGGTTTCTCAGTAGTTGAAGGTCCGGAAATCGAACAGCCTTGGTTTAATTTCGATGCGCTCAACACTCCAGAATGGCATCCTGCACGTGATGCGCACGATTCTTTCTACATCAACGACGAGTACATGTTAAGAACACATACCTCGCCTGTCCAGATACGTACCATGCTCTCAAGGAAACCACCTCTTGCAATAGTTGCACCAGGTAGGGTTTACAGAAGAGACTACGATGCCACACACCTTCCAATGTTTACACAGATGGAAGGTTTGTACGTTGACCACGATGTTACAGTAAAGCACTTGAAGTATTTCTTGGAAGAATTTGCAAGAAGGCTGCTTGGTGAAAATACTAAGGTAAGACTCCGACCAAGTTACTTCCCATTCACCGAACCGAGCTTTGAGGTTGATATATACTTTAACAACAGGTGGTTTGAGGTACTTGGTGCAGGAATGGTTCATCCTAACGTATTTAAAAACGTAGGTTATGATCCGGAAGAATGGCGCGGACTTGCGTTTGGACTTGGCATAGAAAGAATCGCAATGGTAAAATACGGTGTGAAAGATATCAGGGACTTGGTGAGAAACGATATCAGGTTCTTGGAAAACTGGTAA
- the truB gene encoding tRNA pseudouridine(55) synthase TruB, translating to MPVVSGILLVDKEKGPTSHDIVERIRKLLQVKQVGHAGTLDPFATGLLVVGVGKATRLLEYLQHADKVYKVKFRLGVITDTFDITGQIMEDHSDDVSKLSEEEVLNTIKSFIGTYKQVPPAYSAKKYQGKKLYELAREGKIINLPPREVTIYDIWDIKINLPEVEFVTKVSSGTYIRSLCMDIGYKLGCGATAIELRRLSVGRFVVDNAIMIPETKNLDAQAFESLRELIIKSLVPLEKVLDFPKIIVNSQEKIYNGVQPKVEDLVEYENFKKDQIIQVFHDGKLIAIARAERNSEFIETLKKHNRNERIATLIKVFKEE from the coding sequence GTGCCAGTAGTTTCAGGAATACTACTTGTAGATAAAGAAAAGGGACCGACGTCTCACGATATTGTTGAGAGAATTAGAAAACTGCTTCAAGTAAAACAAGTTGGACATGCTGGAACGCTCGACCCGTTCGCAACGGGTCTTCTTGTGGTTGGTGTAGGAAAGGCTACAAGGTTACTTGAGTATCTTCAACATGCTGACAAAGTCTACAAGGTAAAGTTCAGATTAGGTGTAATCACCGACACTTTTGACATAACAGGTCAAATAATGGAAGACCATTCCGATGATGTCTCAAAACTTTCTGAAGAAGAAGTCTTGAATACGATAAAATCTTTTATAGGAACATACAAACAAGTTCCACCTGCGTACTCGGCTAAGAAGTACCAAGGAAAAAAGTTGTATGAACTCGCACGCGAAGGGAAGATTATAAACCTTCCACCGCGTGAAGTAACAATATACGATATATGGGACATAAAGATTAACTTACCTGAGGTTGAATTCGTTACCAAGGTCTCTTCTGGCACTTACATAAGAAGCTTGTGCATGGATATAGGTTATAAGTTGGGCTGTGGAGCAACTGCAATAGAACTTAGGAGGTTATCCGTTGGGAGATTTGTAGTCGATAATGCAATAATGATACCAGAGACAAAGAATTTAGATGCCCAAGCTTTTGAGAGCTTACGAGAGCTGATTATCAAGAGTCTAGTTCCATTGGAAAAAGTGCTTGATTTTCCAAAAATAATTGTGAATAGCCAAGAGAAAATATATAACGGTGTTCAACCAAAGGTTGAAGACCTCGTAGAATACGAGAATTTCAAAAAGGACCAAATAATCCAGGTTTTTCATGATGGAAAATTGATAGCGATTGCTCGCGCTGAGAGAAATTCTGAATTTATCGAGACACTCAAAAAGCACAATAGGAACGAACGCATTGCAACACTAATAAAGGTGTTCAAGGAGGAATAG
- the pyk gene encoding pyruvate kinase — MRKTKIVATIGPASESEENIVKLLECGVKVFRLNSSHETIEVHRERIERLKRVREKGYQFAILLDLAGPKIRTGMFETDYITLEDGKEVEIVCGEEFVGNSQRFWINYDKLYEEIKPGERILINDGAVSLTVKDIDKSRKAIICVIDRGGTITHKRGVNLPGVDISIPSITDRDKEFIRLGNEERIDYFALSFVRKAKDVEDAKRLTDIPIVAKIETAQALNNLEEIVIKADAVMVARGDLGVEIPIAQVPIAQKRIIEVANLYKKPVITATQMLESMINSATPTRAEVTDISNAILDGTDAVMLSAETSIGKYPCEAVRVMDEVAKNTESFMEEYETFRLDWLKEYSSSLDLPSAISYAATNLAKNIDAKLIITATGTGATAIHVSKYKPSIPIMAATNSYETFCRLSLVWGVVPVMLEKSLTTDEMIEEVTKKAKELGFVQPGDKVVIVAGIPWGKPGTTNTVQVQEIR, encoded by the coding sequence GTGAGAAAAACAAAGATTGTTGCGACTATTGGACCTGCGAGCGAATCGGAAGAAAATATTGTTAAACTCTTGGAATGTGGGGTTAAAGTCTTCAGGTTGAATTCATCGCACGAGACAATAGAGGTTCACAGAGAAAGGATTGAAAGGCTAAAGAGGGTGAGAGAAAAAGGGTATCAATTTGCCATACTCTTAGACTTAGCTGGTCCAAAGATAAGAACGGGAATGTTTGAAACAGATTACATAACACTCGAGGATGGAAAAGAAGTAGAAATTGTATGTGGCGAAGAATTTGTTGGTAATTCACAACGCTTTTGGATAAACTACGATAAACTCTACGAGGAAATCAAACCTGGTGAAAGGATATTAATTAATGATGGAGCAGTTTCTTTAACAGTTAAGGACATCGATAAGTCCAGAAAAGCTATAATATGCGTAATTGACCGCGGTGGAACGATAACACACAAAAGAGGTGTCAACCTTCCAGGTGTCGACATCTCTATACCATCTATTACAGACCGGGACAAAGAATTTATTAGACTTGGAAATGAGGAAAGGATAGATTACTTTGCACTTTCATTTGTTAGGAAAGCAAAAGATGTTGAAGATGCGAAAAGACTAACGGACATCCCTATAGTAGCGAAGATAGAGACCGCACAAGCTTTAAATAATCTTGAAGAGATTGTAATTAAGGCGGATGCTGTGATGGTTGCACGAGGAGACCTTGGAGTCGAAATTCCCATAGCCCAGGTTCCAATTGCTCAGAAGCGGATAATAGAAGTTGCGAATCTTTATAAAAAACCCGTGATTACCGCAACCCAAATGCTTGAAAGTATGATAAATAGCGCAACTCCGACCAGAGCTGAAGTAACTGATATATCGAACGCCATTTTAGATGGAACGGATGCCGTAATGCTTTCCGCAGAGACTTCAATTGGTAAGTATCCATGCGAAGCTGTACGGGTTATGGATGAAGTGGCAAAGAACACTGAATCCTTTATGGAAGAGTACGAAACATTTAGACTTGACTGGTTAAAAGAGTATTCGTCGAGTTTGGATCTCCCAAGTGCGATTTCTTACGCAGCGACTAATCTTGCCAAAAACATCGACGCGAAGCTCATAATAACCGCGACGGGAACAGGAGCGACTGCTATCCATGTCTCTAAATACAAACCATCGATACCCATAATGGCTGCAACAAATTCCTATGAAACGTTCTGTAGGTTATCGTTAGTTTGGGGCGTGGTTCCTGTAATGCTTGAAAAGAGTTTAACAACGGATGAGATGATAGAGGAGGTTACGAAAAAAGCCAAAGAATTAGGATTTGTCCAGCCTGGTGATAAAGTTGTCATTGTTGCTGGTATTCCTTGGGGTAAACCTGGAACAACAAATACGGTCCAAGTCCAAGAAATCAGATAA
- a CDS encoding metallophosphoesterase family protein, with product MGLWAIGDIHGCLRALERVIERISPSEHDKLIFLGDYIDRGPDAKGVVDFLLLLSKMTQCVFLRGNHEQMLLDVIDNNDDIFLWNLNGAQATIRSYGNLIQLETNEEHMSFYRNTKYYHIEGKYLFVHGGVRPNVPIEKQEPRDLIWIREEFILKRHNLGFVVVFGHTPFEEVYFDEDKIGIDTGCVYGGKLTAIEVNQKVVIQEDCRNVR from the coding sequence ATGGGATTATGGGCAATAGGTGATATTCATGGTTGTTTGAGAGCTTTGGAAAGAGTGATAGAAAGAATATCACCGAGTGAGCACGATAAGTTAATCTTCCTGGGTGATTATATAGACAGAGGGCCCGATGCGAAGGGAGTTGTTGATTTTTTGCTCCTGCTCTCTAAGATGACGCAGTGTGTGTTTTTAAGAGGAAACCACGAACAGATGTTGCTTGATGTTATCGATAATAACGATGATATCTTTTTATGGAACTTAAACGGAGCACAGGCAACAATTAGAAGTTACGGAAATCTTATTCAATTAGAAACGAACGAGGAGCACATGAGCTTCTACAGAAATACTAAATACTACCACATCGAAGGGAAATATCTATTTGTCCATGGTGGCGTTAGACCAAATGTGCCAATTGAGAAACAGGAGCCAAGGGATTTGATATGGATTAGGGAAGAGTTTATACTTAAAAGACATAACCTGGGCTTTGTAGTTGTTTTTGGTCACACGCCCTTTGAAGAGGTATATTTTGATGAAGATAAAATAGGAATCGATACAGGATGTGTGTACGGTGGGAAACTGACAGCGATTGAAGTAAACCAAAAAGTGGTTATACAGGAGGACTGCAGGAATGTACGATGA
- the alr gene encoding alanine racemase yields MESRRTYAVINVRNYIDNLRFFQEHCAPAKVMPVVKANAYGHGAVVLSKAAERAGMDYFAVAFLEEALELRKHGLKSNILVFNYIEPDMLQIAYKHNIIITLYSWEQLWRYSKEAFKPKCHVKIDTGMRRLGIPPAEAIEFVKAARKAGFEVEGAYTHFAVADSLEESDVAFTQKQAEEFSKLDLDVKIKHVCNSGAGISRVVNCFDYVRVGIASYGLQPGDTVKSDKLKPVLTWKTVVSHVKTIQPGDTVSYGRTFTAYTEMRIATIPVGYADGYWRSLSNKGYVLIHGEKCPIVGRVCMDQFMVDVSHLEDVKIGDEVVLIGKQGANQITAEEIAKLVGTINYEVTCRISERVPRKYEGLEL; encoded by the coding sequence GTGGAAAGTCGAAGAACATACGCTGTGATAAACGTTAGGAACTATATCGACAACCTCCGTTTCTTCCAAGAGCATTGTGCACCGGCTAAGGTCATGCCTGTTGTTAAAGCAAATGCGTATGGTCATGGTGCGGTTGTGCTATCCAAAGCAGCGGAACGGGCAGGAATGGACTATTTTGCGGTAGCGTTTTTAGAAGAAGCCCTTGAATTACGTAAACACGGTTTAAAGTCTAACATCCTGGTTTTTAATTACATCGAACCAGACATGCTTCAAATAGCTTACAAGCATAACATAATCATAACACTTTACTCTTGGGAGCAACTTTGGCGGTATTCGAAAGAAGCTTTCAAACCAAAGTGTCATGTAAAGATAGACACAGGAATGCGCAGATTGGGTATCCCACCTGCCGAAGCAATAGAATTTGTTAAAGCAGCACGGAAAGCGGGATTTGAGGTTGAAGGAGCCTACACTCACTTTGCTGTAGCTGATAGTTTGGAAGAGTCGGATGTGGCATTTACTCAAAAGCAGGCAGAAGAGTTTTCGAAACTCGATTTGGATGTCAAGATAAAACATGTTTGCAACAGTGGGGCGGGGATATCAAGAGTTGTCAATTGTTTCGATTACGTCAGGGTTGGTATTGCGAGTTACGGTTTACAACCAGGTGATACGGTCAAGAGTGATAAATTGAAACCTGTACTCACTTGGAAAACAGTTGTTTCACATGTAAAAACCATACAGCCTGGAGACACGGTAAGTTACGGTCGAACGTTCACTGCGTACACTGAAATGAGGATTGCAACCATTCCTGTTGGATACGCTGATGGATATTGGCGAAGCTTATCAAACAAGGGATATGTATTAATACACGGGGAAAAGTGTCCAATTGTTGGAAGAGTCTGTATGGACCAGTTCATGGTAGATGTTAGCCACTTGGAAGACGTCAAGATAGGCGATGAGGTGGTTTTGATTGGCAAGCAAGGCGCTAATCAAATTACTGCTGAGGAAATAGCGAAATTAGTAGGAACAATAAACTACGAGGTAACCTGCAGAATCTCCGAACGGGTACCAAGAAAATACGAGGGGTTGGAATTGTGA
- a CDS encoding DUF370 domain-containing protein — MSEAVARINENVYIVRDRVIAVIPITSTVSRRIRASSQLGGKMVNLSYGKECKSIVFMDSGHSLLLAEPALEVRKKIWG; from the coding sequence ATGTCCGAAGCAGTTGCAAGAATAAACGAGAACGTATATATCGTAAGAGACAGAGTAATCGCGGTTATCCCGATTACGTCAACGGTGTCAAGACGTATAAGAGCAAGCAGCCAGCTTGGTGGAAAAATGGTAAATTTATCTTACGGTAAAGAGTGCAAGTCTATAGTCTTTATGGATAGCGGTCATTCTTTACTACTTGCTGAACCTGCTCTTGAAGTAAGAAAAAAGATTTGGGGTTAA
- a CDS encoding DUF933 domain-containing protein: MKVGIVGLSQVGKTTIFSLLTGLEVDLFSQEHQKGTAKVHDKRVDVLAKMYEPKKVTYATLEFFDTPALKIKDIKERTAVFNAIQNVEAMLIVVRAFKNDSVPYPEVEKPIDQLKATLDEFLFRDLDVVTNRIGRLENAKRKLEPKEETELKLLKRIQEALENEQLLSKIGLTDEEKKMLGGFSLTTLKPIGVVVNVDEEQFSEKSYQTKDEVIKLCQDNGFAYVELCGKLEMELNALSEEEKMEFLKELGTDETGIERLSRALYTQFGLISFFTVGKDEVRAWTLRKGATAVDAAGVIHSDLARGFIRAEVIKYDDLVRLGSEKAVKDAGLMKLVGRDYIVEDGDIITIRFNV, translated from the coding sequence ATGAAAGTAGGTATCGTTGGACTTTCACAGGTTGGTAAGACGACAATATTCTCTTTGCTTACAGGACTTGAAGTAGACCTCTTTTCTCAAGAGCATCAAAAGGGAACTGCAAAAGTCCATGATAAACGAGTTGATGTTCTTGCAAAGATGTATGAACCAAAGAAAGTGACTTATGCAACCCTTGAATTTTTCGATACGCCCGCTTTGAAGATAAAAGATATTAAGGAACGAACAGCGGTGTTTAACGCCATCCAAAACGTTGAAGCTATGCTTATCGTGGTTCGAGCGTTTAAGAATGATAGTGTACCATACCCTGAGGTAGAAAAACCTATTGACCAGCTCAAAGCTACTTTGGATGAATTCCTGTTCAGGGACCTTGACGTAGTGACAAATAGGATTGGTAGATTAGAAAACGCAAAGAGAAAGCTCGAGCCAAAGGAAGAGACAGAGTTAAAGTTGCTAAAACGCATACAAGAGGCTTTAGAAAACGAACAACTTTTATCGAAAATTGGGCTCACGGATGAAGAGAAAAAGATGCTTGGTGGTTTTTCACTTACTACTTTGAAGCCGATAGGTGTAGTAGTAAATGTTGATGAGGAACAGTTCTCTGAAAAGAGTTATCAAACCAAGGATGAAGTTATAAAACTTTGTCAAGACAATGGGTTTGCGTATGTCGAACTGTGTGGTAAGCTTGAAATGGAACTGAACGCCTTGAGTGAAGAAGAAAAGATGGAATTTCTCAAAGAATTGGGAACAGACGAAACAGGTATTGAAAGATTATCCAGAGCACTTTATACACAATTTGGATTGATTTCCTTCTTTACTGTTGGTAAAGACGAAGTACGTGCATGGACGCTCAGAAAAGGTGCAACAGCAGTCGATGCAGCAGGCGTTATCCATAGCGACTTGGCAAGAGGTTTTATCCGTGCAGAGGTAATAAAATACGACGACCTCGTGAGGCTTGGTTCCGAGAAAGCGGTTAAAGACGCTGGATTGATGAAGCTTGTTGGAAGAGATTACATCGTTGAAGATGGTGATATAATAACAATAAGGTTCAACGTGTGA